One Bosea sp. 685 DNA segment encodes these proteins:
- a CDS encoding FliM/FliN family flagellar motor switch protein: protein MKADLDLVPVILTVVLGQTQMPIYKLLRMGRGAIIELNATETEEVQILANNHPFAKGNVVVSGSKISVEITQMLKRPTVYSLQSVAEAA, encoded by the coding sequence TTGAAGGCTGATCTCGATCTCGTTCCTGTCATTCTCACCGTCGTGCTGGGCCAGACCCAGATGCCGATCTACAAATTGCTGCGCATGGGCCGCGGCGCCATCATCGAGCTCAACGCGACCGAGACCGAGGAAGTCCAGATTCTCGCCAACAACCACCCCTTCGCCAAGGGCAATGTCGTGGTCAGCGGTTCCAAGATCTCGGTCGAGATCACCCAGATGCTGAAGCGCCCGACGGTCTACTCGCTCCAGAGTGTGGCCGAGGCGGCCTGA